In Oceanobacillus sp. FSL K6-2867, one DNA window encodes the following:
- a CDS encoding M42 family metallopeptidase, with protein MTKLDETLTMLKALTDANGIPGNEKPVREVFESYIRPYSDEVTVDNLGSSIAKKAGKADGPKIMVAGHLDEIGFMVTRIDDKGFVYFQTVGGWWNQVMLAQRVTIMGSKGDVTGVIGSKPPHILSAEARKKPYEIKDMFIDIGASSKDEAAEFGVKPGDSVVPYFEFTPMKNEKLLLAKAWDNRIGLAIAIEVLKRLKDEDHPNVVYGVGTIQEEVGLRGAKTSAHAIQPDIGFGVDVGIAGDTPGIRESEADNKLGEGPQIVLYDASMVSHKGLRDLVVKTADEKNIPYQFTSIAGGGTDSGSIHLTGNGVPSLSITIATRYIHSHAGILHRDDFENAVKLIVEVIKKLDAQTVKELVLA; from the coding sequence ATGACCAAGTTAGATGAAACGCTTACAATGCTTAAAGCGTTAACGGATGCTAATGGCATTCCGGGGAATGAAAAGCCAGTGAGGGAGGTATTTGAATCCTATATTCGTCCATATTCTGATGAGGTGACCGTAGATAATCTGGGAAGTTCAATTGCTAAAAAAGCTGGCAAGGCAGATGGTCCGAAAATTATGGTTGCAGGTCACTTGGACGAAATTGGCTTTATGGTTACACGCATTGATGATAAAGGATTTGTGTACTTTCAAACGGTAGGCGGCTGGTGGAATCAGGTTATGCTGGCTCAGCGTGTTACCATTATGGGAAGCAAAGGAGATGTTACAGGGGTAATCGGCTCAAAACCGCCGCATATTCTCAGTGCGGAAGCACGTAAGAAGCCGTATGAAATTAAAGATATGTTTATTGATATTGGTGCATCCAGTAAAGATGAGGCAGCGGAATTTGGTGTGAAACCAGGTGATTCTGTTGTTCCATATTTTGAATTCACCCCAATGAAGAATGAAAAATTACTGCTTGCAAAAGCTTGGGACAACCGAATTGGACTTGCAATTGCAATTGAAGTGCTGAAGCGTTTGAAAGATGAAGATCATCCAAATGTTGTTTATGGTGTCGGTACGATTCAGGAAGAAGTTGGTTTACGTGGAGCAAAAACCTCGGCTCACGCCATTCAGCCTGATATTGGCTTTGGTGTTGATGTTGGAATCGCAGGTGACACACCTGGTATTCGAGAAAGTGAAGCAGATAATAAGCTCGGAGAAGGCCCGCAAATTGTTTTATATGATGCTTCGATGGTGTCACATAAAGGTTTGCGTGACCTTGTAGTGAAAACAGCAGATGAAAAAAATATACCATATCAATTTACATCGATTGCAGGCGGGGGAACTGATTCTGGATCAATCCATTTGACTGGAAATGGTGTGCCATCTCTTTCGATTACGATTGCTACCCGCTATATTCATTCGCATGCAGGAATTCTGCATCGAGATGACTTTGAAAATGCGGTGAAATTAATTGTGGAAGTGATTAAAAAATTAGATGCACAGACAGTTAAGGAGCTTGTCTTAGCATAA
- the dut gene encoding dUTP diphosphatase, whose amino-acid sequence MTDTLKIKLVHENAKMPYRANEGDAGLDLFSIEEKVIKATEAALIRTGIQMELPKGTEAQVRPRSGLALKHSVTVLNSPGTIDEGYRGEIKIILINHGKEDFKVEKQMRIAQMVIAPVLQVKLEQENVLSNSERDSGGFGSSGV is encoded by the coding sequence ATGACAGATACATTAAAAATTAAACTGGTGCATGAAAACGCAAAAATGCCATATCGGGCGAATGAAGGCGATGCCGGATTAGACTTATTTTCGATAGAAGAAAAAGTTATCAAAGCCACTGAGGCAGCCTTAATACGTACGGGCATTCAAATGGAATTGCCAAAAGGTACTGAAGCGCAGGTCAGACCAAGAAGCGGCTTGGCTTTAAAACATTCCGTAACGGTTCTAAACAGCCCAGGAACAATTGATGAAGGGTACCGTGGGGAAATCAAGATTATTTTAATTAACCATGGAAAAGAGGATTTTAAGGTTGAAAAGCAAATGAGAATTGCTCAGATGGTGATTGCACCGGTTTTACAAGTTAAGCTTGAACAAGAGAATGTACTCTCTAATTCTGAAAGAGATAGTGGAGGATTTGGTTCATCAGGTGTGTAA
- a CDS encoding sigma-w pathway protein ysdB, with product MVVILFRVLIVIALALLFYTWFQYIRNPERRLRIAKESNDFYFHDDTYDNKRNLQLVYKGCLFDGEKYLGTTEDSFEVVDIHITVRNPIELRGFTRDDLYFLEKEILIHYPYAKITWKHPINELILTPIE from the coding sequence ATTGTAGTTATTTTATTTCGGGTATTAATTGTAATTGCATTAGCTCTCCTCTTCTATACATGGTTTCAATATATTCGTAACCCGGAAAGAAGGCTGCGAATTGCTAAGGAATCCAATGACTTCTATTTCCACGATGATACGTATGATAACAAAAGGAATTTGCAGCTTGTATATAAAGGCTGTCTATTTGATGGTGAGAAATATCTTGGAACAACAGAGGATTCCTTTGAAGTAGTTGATATCCATATTACGGTTCGTAATCCAATTGAACTGCGTGGTTTCACGAGAGATGACTTATATTTTTTAGAGAAGGAAATCCTGATTCATTACCCATATGCAAAAATCACATGGAAGCATCCTATCAATGAACTGATTTTGACACCAATTGAATAG
- a CDS encoding VTT domain-containing protein, whose amino-acid sequence MELFGNYVVAIVEMGGLFAPLFFIVFHLLRPLFFLPVVFICISGGILFGPVAGTVYSIIGITLSSMLFYMMIDCMPKSLERLIRVKQKLLGKHGELNTSQVTLLRLVPFIHFHLLSLCLIEVSSSFKAYMKSSLLSNIPLATIYTFIGGWLSNLTPFHLFGFLVTLLPLLYILRSKEIIIKWQDFFPLAERESHSSMKI is encoded by the coding sequence ATGGAACTATTCGGGAACTATGTAGTGGCTATTGTTGAGATGGGAGGTTTATTCGCACCGCTTTTCTTTATTGTATTCCATTTACTCCGGCCATTATTTTTCCTGCCAGTCGTGTTTATATGTATATCTGGTGGCATTTTATTTGGCCCGGTGGCAGGTACCGTCTATTCCATTATAGGCATCACGTTATCCAGCATGCTTTTCTATATGATGATTGACTGCATGCCAAAGTCATTAGAGCGACTCATTCGTGTCAAACAAAAGCTATTGGGAAAGCATGGAGAATTGAATACATCACAGGTGACCTTGCTTCGGCTCGTACCGTTTATTCATTTTCATTTGCTGTCGCTTTGTCTTATTGAGGTATCTTCAAGTTTCAAAGCGTATATGAAATCATCTTTATTATCCAATATTCCTTTGGCAACAATTTATACCTTTATCGGTGGTTGGCTGTCCAACCTAACTCCATTTCATCTCTTCGGATTCTTAGTAACGTTATTGCCACTGCTTTACATTTTAAGAAGCAAAGAAATTATTATTAAATGGCAGGATTTCTTCCCATTAGCTGAACGTGAAAGTCACTCATCTATGAAAATATAG
- a CDS encoding DUF1294 domain-containing protein — MEEHSSFLMYLIGVNIMSFLLMYIDKRKAIKKQYRIPERTFWALAILGSSLGAYIGMNLFRHKTKHRSFMIGMPILILVNIVSCIYIFFFMS, encoded by the coding sequence GTGGAAGAACACAGTTCATTTTTAATGTATTTAATCGGTGTCAATATCATGAGTTTTCTATTAATGTATATTGATAAACGAAAGGCAATAAAAAAACAATACCGCATACCTGAGCGAACATTTTGGGCATTAGCAATTCTTGGTAGTTCCCTTGGAGCATATATCGGTATGAATTTATTCCGTCATAAAACAAAACACCGCTCTTTTATGATCGGAATGCCGATTTTAATTCTTGTCAATATCGTCTCCTGTATTTATATTTTCTTCTTTATGTCATAA
- the rplT gene encoding 50S ribosomal protein L20, whose translation MPRVKGGTVTRRRRKRVLKLAKGYYGAKSSLFRVAKQQVMKSGQYAYRDRRQKKRDFRKLWIARINAAARLNDISYSKLMHGLKLAGIEVNRKMLSELAINDEKAFAQLVSQAKDALK comes from the coding sequence ATGCCACGTGTAAAAGGTGGAACAGTAACACGCAGACGTCGTAAACGCGTCCTAAAATTAGCTAAAGGATATTATGGAGCGAAGAGCTCGTTATTTAGAGTTGCAAAACAGCAAGTAATGAAATCAGGTCAATATGCTTACCGTGACCGCAGACAGAAAAAACGTGATTTCCGTAAACTATGGATCGCACGTATTAATGCTGCAGCTCGTTTGAATGATATTTCTTACAGCAAATTAATGCACGGTCTTAAATTAGCGGGAATTGAAGTAAACCGTAAAATGTTGTCAGAGCTTGCTATTAATGATGAAAAAGCATTTGCTCAATTAGTAAGCCAAGCAAAAGACGCTTTAAAATAA
- the rpmI gene encoding 50S ribosomal protein L35, which yields MPKMKTHSGTAKRFKRTGSGKLKRSHAYTSHMFANKSQKQKRKLRKSAMVSSGDFKRIKAMIPK from the coding sequence ATGCCTAAAATGAAAACTCATAGCGGAACAGCAAAACGTTTCAAACGTACAGGTTCTGGAAAATTAAAAAGATCTCATGCATATACAAGCCATATGTTTGCAAACAAATCTCAAAAACAGAAGCGTAAATTGCGTAAAAGTGCAATGGTTTCTTCAGGAGATTTCAAACGTATCAAAGCAATGATACCTAAATAA
- the infC gene encoding translation initiation factor IF-3, translated as MNVNEKIRAREVRLIDSNGDQLGVKTRQEALEIAQTRNLDLVLVAPNAKPPVCRIMDYGKYRFEQQKKEKEARKKQKVINVKEVRFTPGIGDHDFETKLKNARKFLEKGDKVKAAVRFRGRAITHKELGREVLDRFAEEVKDIATIETKPKMEGRNMFMMVAPLAEK; from the coding sequence ATGAACGTCAATGAGAAGATTCGTGCGAGAGAAGTACGACTTATCGATTCAAATGGTGATCAGCTTGGAGTTAAAACTCGTCAGGAAGCATTGGAAATTGCACAAACTCGCAATCTCGATTTAGTACTTGTTGCTCCGAACGCAAAACCACCAGTGTGTCGTATCATGGACTACGGGAAATATCGATTCGAACAACAGAAAAAAGAAAAAGAAGCACGTAAGAAGCAAAAAGTAATTAACGTAAAAGAAGTTCGCTTTACTCCTGGGATCGGCGATCATGACTTTGAAACAAAGCTAAAGAATGCTCGCAAATTCTTAGAAAAAGGGGATAAAGTGAAAGCAGCAGTTCGTTTTCGTGGACGTGCAATTACACATAAAGAGCTTGGTCGCGAAGTATTAGACCGCTTTGCTGAAGAAGTGAAGGATATTGCTACGATTGAAACGAAACCGAAAATGGAAGGCCGTAACATGTTTATGATGGTCGCACCATTAGCTGAAAAATAA
- the thrS gene encoding threonine--tRNA ligase, producing the protein MAEIKITFPDGAEKSFPQGTTGEEIAASISSGLKKQALAIKLDGELVDLRRELETGGKLEIITYKDEEGIEVMRHSTAHLLAQAVKRLYKDVKLGVGPVIEEGFYYDIDMEHTLTPEDLPKIEKEMKRIIDENLEIKRVEVSRNEAQERFQEIGDGLKLELIDAIPEDEQVTIYEQGEFFDLCRGIHVPSTSKIKAFKLLSISGAYWRGDSNNKQLQRIYGTAFEKQKELDEHLRILEERKERDHRKLGKELDLFTVSQKVGQGLPLWLPKGATIRRNIERYIVDLEERLGYDHVYTPVLGSKTLYETSGHWDHYQDDIFPPMEMDNETLILRPMNCPHHMMVFKNNLWSYRQLPVRIAELGTMHRHEMSGALAGLQRVRGMTLNDAHIFARPDQLKDEFVRVVELVQKVYKDFGIEDYYFRLSYRDPEDKEKYIDNDEMWEKAQATLKETMDDMNLEYVEAEGEAAFYGPKLDIQVKTALGKDETLSTVQLDFHLPERFDLTYIGEDGKEHRPVVIHRGVVSTMERFVAFLIEEYKGAFPTWLAPVQVKVIPVSPQIHLDYAKDIVDKLRLQGVRVELDERDEKIGYKIREAQTQKVPFSLVLGDKEVEGNAVSYRRYGEQKTESLGYDDFEALIKEEIAEKKLRK; encoded by the coding sequence ATGGCAGAAATTAAGATTACATTTCCAGATGGAGCTGAAAAGAGTTTTCCACAAGGTACAACAGGGGAGGAGATTGCAGCATCAATTTCCTCAGGGTTAAAGAAACAGGCATTGGCAATTAAACTGGATGGAGAGCTCGTAGACTTACGGCGCGAGCTGGAAACTGGCGGCAAGCTTGAAATCATTACCTATAAGGATGAAGAGGGCATCGAAGTGATGCGCCATTCGACAGCACATTTGCTTGCGCAAGCAGTCAAACGACTTTATAAAGATGTGAAATTGGGAGTAGGCCCTGTCATCGAGGAAGGATTCTACTATGATATTGATATGGAACATACGTTAACTCCAGAAGATCTTCCAAAGATTGAAAAAGAAATGAAGCGCATCATAGATGAAAATCTTGAAATTAAACGAGTAGAAGTATCTCGTAATGAAGCGCAGGAAAGATTTCAGGAAATTGGGGATGGCTTAAAGCTTGAATTAATTGATGCGATTCCTGAAGATGAGCAAGTGACAATTTATGAGCAGGGTGAATTTTTTGACTTATGTCGTGGAATTCACGTTCCCTCGACAAGTAAAATTAAAGCATTTAAACTATTGAGCATTTCGGGCGCTTATTGGCGTGGAGACAGTAATAACAAGCAGCTGCAGCGCATTTATGGAACTGCGTTTGAAAAGCAAAAAGAGCTTGATGAACACTTGCGTATATTGGAAGAGCGTAAAGAGCGTGACCACCGTAAATTAGGAAAAGAATTAGATTTGTTTACTGTATCGCAAAAGGTTGGACAAGGGCTGCCATTATGGCTTCCAAAAGGGGCAACCATCCGTCGCAATATTGAGCGTTATATTGTTGATCTGGAAGAGCGTTTAGGCTATGACCATGTTTATACTCCAGTATTAGGAAGTAAAACATTATATGAGACTAGTGGTCACTGGGATCATTATCAAGACGATATATTCCCGCCGATGGAAATGGATAATGAAACATTAATTCTTCGTCCAATGAATTGTCCGCACCATATGATGGTATTTAAAAATAATTTATGGAGCTACCGTCAGCTGCCTGTACGTATTGCCGAACTTGGTACAATGCACCGTCACGAAATGAGTGGAGCACTTGCAGGGCTTCAGCGTGTACGTGGGATGACATTAAATGATGCACATATCTTCGCACGTCCAGATCAATTGAAGGATGAATTTGTCCGCGTTGTCGAATTAGTTCAAAAAGTATACAAAGATTTTGGTATTGAGGATTATTATTTCCGACTATCTTACCGCGATCCAGAAGATAAAGAGAAATATATTGATAACGATGAAATGTGGGAAAAAGCTCAAGCAACCTTGAAAGAAACTATGGACGATATGAACCTGGAATATGTGGAAGCAGAAGGGGAAGCAGCATTCTATGGTCCTAAACTTGATATTCAAGTGAAAACAGCTCTTGGCAAAGATGAAACCCTGTCAACTGTTCAATTGGACTTCCATTTACCAGAACGCTTTGATTTAACTTATATTGGTGAAGACGGCAAAGAACATCGTCCTGTCGTTATACATCGTGGTGTTGTTTCTACGATGGAACGCTTTGTTGCATTCCTAATTGAAGAATATAAAGGTGCATTCCCGACTTGGCTTGCTCCTGTTCAAGTGAAGGTAATCCCGGTTTCTCCACAGATCCACTTGGATTACGCAAAGGATATTGTAGACAAATTGAGATTGCAGGGTGTGCGTGTTGAATTGGATGAGCGCGATGAGAAAATCGGCTATAAAATTCGTGAAGCACAGACACAGAAAGTACCATTCTCACTCGTATTAGGCGATAAAGAAGTTGAGGGAAATGCGGTAAGCTATCGCCGATATGGAGAACAAAAGACAGAGTCACTTGGTTACGATGATTTTGAAGCATTAATTAAAGAGGAAATTGCAGAGAAAAAATTAAGGAAATAA
- the ytxC gene encoding putative sporulation protein YtxC has translation MLEVYFESDKEVISFCEHLFRSHRQIELNWKTDDRWGNHLQFKEHVATKELMDAITDTMANVFMTHRLSTMVNRIIQEYYYYTNKEEIERIHDLTYWIITGEDEESKQLRENKNHHAFLKSLFTASLKESLVIHFDSIVNFRLKPFKDKLIYFIGLAIDEFRREEDHQAFVDMLRAYVEKKEPGIPVIHILQGSDFAFFTKNGKRMTNMELRVLMKQEPLYIIGLHDNEFNLAPLIAMAPEKLKIYGDDPSEPKTLTVINVFQEKVDFEPVSNFPFTFNLNK, from the coding sequence TTGCTGGAGGTATATTTTGAATCTGACAAAGAAGTAATTAGTTTTTGTGAACATTTATTTCGCAGTCATAGACAAATTGAGTTGAATTGGAAAACAGATGATAGATGGGGAAATCATCTGCAGTTTAAGGAGCATGTAGCTACAAAGGAATTGATGGATGCCATTACAGATACAATGGCAAATGTGTTTATGACTCACCGTTTAAGCACAATGGTAAATCGTATTATTCAAGAGTATTACTACTATACGAACAAGGAAGAGATTGAGCGAATTCATGATTTGACCTATTGGATTATAACTGGTGAGGATGAAGAAAGTAAGCAGCTTCGAGAGAACAAAAATCACCATGCATTTTTAAAGTCTTTATTTACAGCAAGTTTAAAAGAGAGTCTTGTTATTCATTTTGATTCCATCGTGAATTTCCGTTTGAAGCCATTTAAAGACAAGCTCATTTATTTTATTGGCTTAGCAATTGATGAATTTAGGAGAGAAGAGGACCATCAAGCGTTTGTAGACATGCTTAGGGCTTATGTGGAAAAGAAAGAACCGGGAATACCAGTCATTCATATTTTACAAGGAAGTGATTTCGCCTTTTTTACGAAAAATGGAAAACGAATGACAAACATGGAATTACGGGTTTTGATGAAACAGGAGCCTCTTTATATCATTGGCTTGCATGACAATGAGTTTAATCTTGCCCCATTAATTGCCATGGCGCCGGAGAAACTAAAGATTTATGGTGATGACCCATCAGAACCAAAGACATTAACCGTCATTAATGTTTTTCAAGAAAAAGTTGATTTTGAACCAGTTAGCAATTTTCCTTTTACTTTTAACTTAAATAAATGA
- the dnaI gene encoding primosomal protein DnaI has protein sequence MKPIQSTLKAWMQKNESFKDNYMKIKNEVLNDPEIKEFLSLHPNLTQQEINKSLIKLYEYTTQSKQCDQCASYGSCKNMVPGYSPILHVEKDEIRLSYEKCHSRTMYEKDQEQQKLIQSLHVPKEILQASIVDIINDDSRIKAIEELLDFLDQAKTKLPSKGLYFHGQFGVGKTYLLGALANELKKLGLSSTLIYMPEFVREIKASFKDDSTNEKIDYFKKADVLMLDDIGAELQSAWFRDEVLGSVLQYRMMERLPVFFTSNYDLEQLELQLATTKSGVESVKAGRIIERIKQVSKPVKMEGPNRRL, from the coding sequence TTGAAACCAATACAATCCACATTAAAGGCATGGATGCAAAAGAATGAAAGCTTTAAAGATAATTATATGAAAATAAAAAATGAAGTACTGAACGACCCTGAGATTAAGGAGTTTCTCTCCCTTCATCCAAATTTGACACAACAAGAAATTAATAAGAGTCTAATAAAACTTTATGAATATACAACCCAATCAAAACAGTGTGATCAATGTGCTTCATATGGTTCATGTAAAAATATGGTTCCTGGATACTCACCGATTTTACATGTAGAAAAGGATGAGATTAGGCTATCTTATGAAAAGTGTCATAGCAGAACCATGTATGAAAAAGATCAGGAACAGCAAAAGTTGATTCAAAGTTTGCATGTTCCTAAAGAAATACTACAGGCTTCAATAGTAGATATTATCAATGATGATAGTAGAATCAAGGCTATTGAAGAGCTGCTTGACTTTCTGGATCAAGCAAAAACAAAGCTTCCAAGCAAAGGTCTATATTTTCACGGTCAGTTTGGAGTAGGGAAAACATATTTATTAGGTGCACTTGCCAATGAATTGAAAAAGCTTGGTCTATCGTCAACACTTATCTACATGCCTGAGTTTGTGCGAGAAATAAAAGCTTCCTTTAAAGATGACTCGACAAACGAGAAAATTGATTATTTTAAGAAAGCAGATGTGCTGATGCTTGATGATATTGGTGCAGAGCTGCAATCGGCTTGGTTCCGTGATGAAGTCCTCGGTTCAGTTCTCCAATACCGAATGATGGAACGATTACCTGTTTTCTTTACGTCGAACTACGATCTTGAACAATTAGAATTGCAATTAGCTACTACAAAAAGCGGTGTAGAGTCGGTAAAAGCAGGAAGAATTATAGAACGCATCAAACAGGTGAGTAAACCTGTGAAAATGGAAGGGCCAAATCGGCGTCTATAA
- a CDS encoding DnaD domain protein translates to MNFIGQILPVDGYIVSQKETLPVDYAKSLTHLYQPLLGIKAIALYQTLLHDIDLNQEQAPQTHHTLMNYLDLPLDEIFEARLKLEGIGLLKTYKQNWESSDLYTYELQSPFAPNNFFKDAMLSQLLYHHLGDQKFELLKNHYGSPALQTQGVNITAVFSEVFQTFTPSADALEADGSRETESKEEMDTTDFTWIEQMLKQRMIPIAKVLTAENRRLISQMMVLYDLDTHEIDKSLLWALNDENRLDTEEFKTACHDLFKAKNNQKPIRLAKKVAVSETKQMNDKPKTKEEILIERLETLSPKQLLEDLSNGNHASEQDMKAIRDVMTTQGLPAPVMNVLIHYVLLQTNMKLSKAYLEKIASHWSRANIQSAKEAMAFAKKEQQSFQNAVRRKPTYNKKQVSKEVIPDWFKDRKHKQETQQSAANQNVVMSEQQKQIAARLKQYSNGN, encoded by the coding sequence ATGAATTTTATTGGACAAATTTTGCCGGTGGACGGCTATATCGTATCCCAAAAAGAAACCTTGCCGGTGGACTATGCCAAATCATTGACCCACCTGTATCAGCCATTGCTTGGGATAAAAGCAATTGCACTTTATCAAACTCTTCTGCACGACATCGATTTAAATCAGGAACAAGCTCCACAGACGCATCATACATTAATGAATTACTTGGATCTTCCTTTAGATGAAATCTTTGAAGCGCGATTAAAATTAGAGGGAATTGGGCTGCTGAAAACGTATAAACAAAATTGGGAGTCGAGTGATTTATATACATATGAATTGCAAAGCCCATTTGCACCAAATAACTTTTTTAAAGATGCAATGCTCTCCCAGCTATTGTATCATCATTTAGGTGATCAGAAGTTCGAGCTTTTGAAAAATCATTATGGAAGTCCAGCACTCCAAACCCAGGGTGTCAATATTACAGCTGTATTTAGTGAAGTTTTCCAAACCTTTACACCATCTGCAGATGCATTAGAAGCAGATGGCAGCAGAGAAACAGAATCTAAGGAAGAAATGGATACGACAGATTTTACATGGATAGAGCAAATGCTGAAGCAGCGAATGATTCCAATTGCAAAAGTTTTAACAGCGGAAAACCGTCGTTTGATTTCGCAAATGATGGTTTTATACGATTTAGATACACATGAAATCGATAAGTCTCTGCTTTGGGCGTTAAATGATGAAAATCGATTAGATACAGAAGAATTTAAAACAGCTTGTCATGATTTGTTTAAGGCGAAAAATAATCAAAAACCAATTCGGCTTGCAAAAAAAGTTGCCGTGTCTGAAACAAAGCAGATGAATGATAAACCGAAAACTAAAGAGGAAATTCTTATCGAGAGACTAGAAACGTTGTCACCAAAACAGCTGCTGGAAGATTTATCAAATGGAAATCACGCCTCTGAACAGGATATGAAAGCAATTCGCGATGTTATGACAACACAAGGCTTGCCTGCACCGGTGATGAATGTGCTAATCCATTATGTGTTGCTGCAGACGAATATGAAATTATCAAAGGCATACCTTGAAAAAATTGCCAGTCACTGGTCAAGGGCGAATATTCAAAGCGCCAAAGAGGCAATGGCATTTGCGAAGAAAGAACAGCAAAGCTTTCAAAATGCTGTAAGACGAAAACCAACTTATAATAAAAAACAGGTTTCGAAAGAAGTAATACCAGATTGGTTTAAAGATAGAAAGCATAAGCAAGAAACACAGCAGTCTGCAGCTAATCAGAACGTTGTAATGTCGGAACAGCAAAAACAAATTGCTGCGCGACTTAAACAATACTCCAATGGGAATTAA
- the nrdR gene encoding transcriptional regulator NrdR, producing MRCSNCQNKNTKVLDSRPIEEGRSIRRRRECEKCGFRFTTFERVEELPLIVVKKDGARQEFSREKLTRGLIRACEKRPVPLETMEALALDVEKEMRNSGMSEVSSHEIGELVMERLAKIDEVSYVRFASVYRQFKDITVFLDELKDIINTDKNK from the coding sequence ATGCGATGTTCGAATTGCCAAAATAAGAATACAAAGGTTTTAGATTCCCGACCAATTGAAGAGGGCAGATCCATTAGAAGACGCAGAGAATGTGAAAAATGCGGTTTTCGCTTTACTACATTTGAACGGGTTGAAGAACTCCCATTAATTGTAGTCAAAAAAGATGGAGCAAGACAGGAGTTTTCCCGTGAAAAACTAACAAGAGGTCTTATTAGAGCTTGCGAAAAACGGCCAGTTCCATTAGAAACAATGGAAGCCTTGGCTTTAGATGTTGAAAAAGAAATGCGTAATTCAGGCATGTCCGAAGTATCCAGTCACGAAATTGGTGAACTTGTGATGGAGAGATTAGCTAAAATTGATGAAGTATCCTATGTTCGGTTTGCTTCTGTATACAGACAATTTAAGGATATTACCGTCTTTTTAGATGAATTAAAGGATATTATTAATACAGATAAAAACAAATAG
- a CDS encoding cytosolic protein, giving the protein MSIGNTLKKYLSNHAETAETHADPSLQTHYYQTTKDKALAMLDNYFRNHPAYEMNAISKEHGEISVNRIKGKRAFIVATVIMVRPIHTAIDFSVTTESVIPFDLGYSAKLIEQIYEKVNMELPLIDSKNRRA; this is encoded by the coding sequence ATGTCGATTGGCAATACATTGAAAAAGTATTTAAGTAATCATGCGGAGACAGCAGAGACACATGCTGATCCATCTTTACAAACGCATTATTATCAGACAACGAAAGATAAAGCACTTGCCATGTTAGACAACTATTTCCGTAATCATCCAGCATATGAAATGAATGCAATTTCCAAAGAACATGGGGAAATAAGTGTGAACCGCATAAAGGGAAAAAGAGCATTTATTGTAGCAACTGTGATTATGGTACGGCCAATCCATACTGCGATTGATTTTTCTGTAACGACGGAATCAGTGATACCATTTGACTTAGGATACAGTGCGAAATTAATTGAGCAGATATATGAAAAGGTGAATATGGAATTGCCATTAATCGATAGTAAAAATCGAAGAGCGTGA